The following DNA comes from Castanea sativa cultivar Marrone di Chiusa Pesio chromosome 10, ASM4071231v1.
TGTCTTCTGCAATGACagataaagaaaggaaaaaggatGACATTGATCAACCTGCAACGGCAATACTAATTGCAGCGAAGAATGGAATTACTGAAATGGTTGAGAAAATCCTTGAACGTCATCCTATAGCTATGTATGACGAGGATAGAGACCGGAGGAACGTAGTGCTATTGACAGTGAAGCATAAGCAACCTCGTGTATATGAACTCCTACTCTCACtcagaaagaaaaatacattaaaagACAGTAGATTTAATGAAGTGGATTGCGACGGGAATAGTGTATTGCATCTTGCAGCGGAAGCAGACTTTATTTGGCCAGTTCCAGGAGCTGCATCACAAATGCAATGGGAAATCAAGTGGTATGAGGTATGCATAACAGCCAAGCTAGAGAGGACTTTTGCTTAATCATTGATTCCAAGGcccttttataaataatatgttttatGGGTTTGACTTGCTAGGTGATAACTACGTTATAGAATAACATTAGAAGATAATACAAAGTATTTCTTAGTTTGTACTTTGTACTTTGTTGCAAGCTTGGGCTTATAGTTTCGGTATACAACGATAGATGTGGTGAAGGAATAACcacgtcattttttttttccttggaatGCAGTACATAAAGAACTCAATGCAAAGAAGCTCAGGCCTTCCTCTCCTCAACAAGAATGGCCAAACCCCAGAGGAGGTCTTCAccgaaaaacacaaaaatcttgTTAAAATGGGTGGTGCGTGGCTAACTAGCACATGCAATGCATGCTCAGTCGTAGCAGGTCTCTTTGTCACGATCACCTTTACTACATCAACCACAGTGCCTGATGGTGTCaaagaagcaaacaaaaacaacaaggCATCCAAAGTTTTGGCCGTCTCATCCTTCGTCTCTTTCTGCACTTCACTCGTAGCTGTGGTCATGTTCCTTTCAATTCTCACATCAGGTTACAGAAAAAAAGATTTCCACCACACTTTACTATCAAAGCTTTTGGTCGGCCTAACAGCGTTCTACGTGTCTATAGTTTCAACCTTGATATCTTTTTCCAGCGGACATTTTTTCATCTTTAGTGACCAACAGAATAATGCAGCTTCCTTGTATATGGTGACCTGCTTATTGCTTATGACATTCTTTGTTATTACACAGTTTCCGCTGTACCTTCATTTGCTGTGGGCTAACTTGAAGAAGGTGCCACAACGTAGATACTGGCTTCATTTGGAAGattaattagtatttataaTTGAGAAATATCTATTACATGCTTGCTGGCACACATAAAGGAACACCCATACAAATACACAcgatttaaactaaaaaattgtgattttctGGTCACAATTTCCAATATTCCTATCTTTCTTCCAGAGTTTGATGTTAAGgttattgattgattgataaaCTCATTAACACTTTCTCCAATAAGATTGATGCTGgacttttatttgtttgtgtgttctatttcaataaagtaaaacaaatatcTGGGGGAATTGAATGTTATATACCTTCTTAATTAAGTTGTTGGACTACAATTTTTTGTTGGGAGTTCAATTTGTGTaaatgctttgttttttattatcattatttgcAAACCTATGTGATGCctgagaataaataattattttttattgtaatataatgtataatttttttttttaaaaatgtgcagataatttgttctccctataagttaaaaaaaatttatttggtccaatttggtccattctttatttttgagttacaaaatacaaagaaaaacactaaaatagacattagaaattagacatatgagccctaaaaatgataaatattcaaaagtcttattcggtccacattCATTTTATTTGGTCCATCCTGCCCTTTTCGGTCCAGTTTATGTCTACTCAGTCCAATTCTTCCTATTCAGTCTTATTTAATCTACTTCAGCCTAATTTAGTCCATTTAGTCTACACTGGACCTATTCAGTCTATATTGGTCCTATTATATCTACTTTGGTCTAATTCGGTTATTTCAGTCCACATAAGTCCTATTctgtcctattcggtccatgttgtctactttggtcctattcggtatATTAAATATACTTTGGTTCTacttggtcctattcggtctacattggtcttattcagtccattcTATCTACTTTAGTCCTATTCATTACATAATGCTTCTATTCAATCCACTTCGGTCCTATCCTGACCACTTCAGTCTTATTCCATCCACTTTGGACCCGTTGGATCCATTCTGTCCACTTcagtcttattcggtccacaATGAatcaaaatagagttttaaaccacaatgattcatcaatataaagtaAAGTTgtagaaaagaataaaaaatcaagagaaagagaataaccattttttcaagagagaatgtgagCGAGAATAATgagaaatttatataaaataatatgagaagaaaaaaagtaaaaataaaaaatatagtcataaacaccaaattatccaagtcatgttattttttggtggattctaGGAGATTTCCTTGTAGATTCAAAGTCTATTATCTTGAGATAGACGAAAGGAGCTTATTCCATTCTTTATCTTCCTCTCTCCCCCctcctttatctttttttaag
Coding sequences within:
- the LOC142612492 gene encoding uncharacterized protein LOC142612492; amino-acid sequence: MHIVSVDLGSIDISSFSITNDRELIRQAREKTCQAVADEQNLERLQVTHGGLRCPGRVIYIEDPSNSQGLSNGEHPPNCRTCFLFMCFLFMKLVFKAVLFIFAPSETVRKVRMMKVRHTWSVLIMNNLLEKASMYQFLQDKERKKDDIDQPATAILIAAKNGITEMVEKILERHPIAMYDEDRDRRNVVLLTVKHKQPRVYELLLSLRKKNTLKDSRFNEVDCDGNSVLHLAAEADFIWPVPGAASQMQWEIKWYEYIKNSMQRSSGLPLLNKNGQTPEEVFTEKHKNLVKMGGAWLTSTCNACSVVAGLFVTITFTTSTTVPDGVKEANKNNKASKVLAVSSFVSFCTSLVAVVMFLSILTSVSAVPSFAVG